In Halobaculum sp. XH14, a single genomic region encodes these proteins:
- the serS gene encoding serine--tRNA ligase: MISRQLLRDDPETVREALENKGVEDVDLDRIIELDDEWRDLKGRGDTLRHERNQVSSKIGELKQAGEEEAAREAIEKSGELKAELEGIEERADELEDELHEAMLRLPQIPQDDVPVGEDEDENVERRREGFDDLRALPDEVVPHYDLGEELDVLDFERGAKVSGGGFYFAKGEGAMLEHALIQFMLELHREQGYVDVFPPIPVKSRSMEGTGQFPKFTEDAYRLEGDNEEPYDDDDLWLLPTAEVPVTNMYRDEILLDDDLPIKHQAYSPNFRQEAGEHGTETRGIVRVHQFNKVEMVNFVRPEESDERFEGLVDEAEEVLRRLDLPYRILEMCTGDLGFTQAKKYDVEVWAPADDMADGPEEGGRWLEVSSVSNFEDFQARRAGLRYRPERHESAEYLHTLNGSGLAVPRIVVAIMEYYQNDDGTVGVPEPLRPYMGGREVIEGSEKVGESAVGAGEKE; encoded by the coding sequence ATGATTTCGCGGCAGCTCCTCCGGGACGACCCCGAGACCGTCCGAGAGGCCCTCGAAAACAAGGGCGTCGAGGACGTCGACCTCGACCGCATCATCGAGCTGGACGACGAGTGGCGCGACCTCAAGGGACGCGGCGACACGCTGCGACACGAGCGCAACCAGGTGTCCTCGAAGATCGGCGAACTCAAACAGGCGGGCGAGGAGGAGGCGGCCCGGGAGGCCATCGAGAAGTCGGGCGAACTCAAGGCCGAACTCGAGGGAATCGAGGAGCGCGCCGACGAACTCGAGGACGAACTCCACGAGGCGATGCTCCGCCTCCCGCAGATTCCCCAGGACGACGTCCCCGTCGGCGAGGACGAGGACGAGAACGTCGAGCGTCGGCGCGAGGGGTTCGACGACCTGCGCGCGCTCCCCGACGAGGTCGTCCCCCACTACGACCTGGGCGAGGAGCTCGACGTCCTCGACTTCGAGCGCGGCGCGAAGGTGTCGGGCGGCGGGTTCTACTTCGCGAAGGGCGAGGGCGCGATGCTCGAACACGCCCTGATCCAGTTCATGCTCGAACTCCACCGCGAGCAGGGGTACGTCGACGTGTTCCCGCCCATCCCCGTCAAGTCGCGCTCGATGGAGGGCACCGGCCAGTTCCCGAAGTTCACCGAGGACGCCTACCGGCTCGAGGGCGACAACGAGGAGCCGTACGACGACGACGACCTCTGGCTGCTCCCGACCGCCGAGGTGCCGGTGACGAACATGTACCGCGACGAGATCCTGCTGGACGACGACCTCCCGATCAAACACCAGGCGTACTCGCCGAACTTCCGCCAGGAGGCCGGCGAGCACGGCACCGAGACCAGAGGCATCGTCCGCGTCCACCAGTTCAACAAGGTGGAGATGGTGAACTTCGTCCGGCCCGAGGAGAGCGACGAGCGCTTCGAGGGCCTCGTCGACGAGGCCGAGGAGGTGCTGCGGCGCCTCGACCTCCCGTACCGCATCCTGGAGATGTGCACCGGTGACCTCGGGTTCACGCAGGCGAAGAAGTACGACGTCGAGGTGTGGGCGCCCGCCGACGACATGGCCGACGGTCCCGAGGAGGGCGGCCGCTGGCTGGAGGTGTCGTCGGTGTCGAACTTCGAGGACTTTCAGGCCCGACGGGCGGGCCTGCGCTACCGGCCCGAGCGCCACGAGTCGGCCGAGTACCTCCACACGCTGAACGGGTCGGGGCTCGCCGTCCCCCGAATCGTCGTCGCCATCATGGAGTACTACCAGAACGACGACGGCACGGTCGGGGTGCCCGAACCGCTCCGGCCGTACATGGGCGGCCGCGAGGTCATCGAGGGGAGCGAGAAGGTCGGCGAGTCGGCCGTCGGCGCGGGCGAGAAGGAGTAG